The Equus caballus isolate H_3958 breed thoroughbred chromosome 28, TB-T2T, whole genome shotgun sequence region AGGTCAAACACTGTGTCTTATGTGTCTTTTTAGCCCACACAGCTTCTGGCAAAGGAATttgaatgacaaataaaaatggcaagcaataggatatactggagtatatgaggaagccctttggtataaacctaattcagcctgactttgttttttccaaaagggcctgactgtggctattgagcacgcattgcatatctgctgagacatttcctatggccagaacaaaggcccttgagataaaggtgcaacttccccccacattagcatttccttagggataagcatctttccttaggctaggaactgattgctgcactcacctttgaccacccagctcacctgtgaccactcagctggagacaacagactgccaccctgctgtgttcactgagacagaagacctacctgctatttccataagtcgctgtgccgacagagcagtctctcgactattgtaaaagggacatttcaatcctatgtgaaacatcctctctgggggtatataaccagtctgtgcaccccacttctttggtgccctttcttcctttgggaagaaaggccccaggttataatcctcagatttaagctcagaataaactcacccaaattttcatttatagattggttatggattattttcatcgacatgAATAAAATTACATTTGGTAAATTTGCTTATAAATAGTGAAATCATGAGAAATACTAGAAAACAGATTTTCCAACTTCCAATGAGAGATGCTATGCTCAAACATTTTCACACGCTAGTGTGTGGGGCAGTTTTTAAGCAACTGGATTTGTTTTGTAAAACTTCAGACCCTGTCACGAGAATGCAAGGGTGATGGGGCTGTGATGTGTGTCACCTCGTTGATGGCGGGCGAGGTTTGATTTGGGGTTCCTTTGCTCCTTAACCTCTCCCTGCGTGTGGCCTCCTGAAGCCCCTGCTCAAAGAAGTGGCTGTCCTCAGGAGGACAGTTCTGCGCTCACGTGTTAGCAGCCTTCTGTTCAAACCATCCATGATCGTGGCGAGTGTGGTGACATTCTAGTTTTCTGTTTTAGGGCACACATCTCCTGTGGTTGTTccatatgtttcttttttattaaaaaattttttattgaagtataaatacatacataaaagtGCACATATCATAAATGTGCAGCTCAGTGAATATCACACTGAACACACCTGTGTACCCAGctcccagatcaagaaacagaacattatctGGACCAGGAAATCCCTATCGCGTGAGCTTTCTTTCAGTCATGAGCTCCCCGTCCCTCTGCGAGGGGACGGCCATACTGACTGAGGTGCCAGTGACTAGTTCTGCCAGGTTTTCTACTTTATACAAATGGAGTCCTGCAAGATGCACTTTTGTACTGGCTTCTGtcgtctgtgagattcatccacagtGTCGTGTGAGTGGTAGGCTGTTCCTTCCTCTTGCtttgtaaagaataaataaactgagtatatttatacaatggaacatGACCATTGTGTTTTCATTCACATCTTATATTGGGACTCTCAGGGGCTCAGCTGTTTCAGGTGAAGCCcaagctgcaatgaacacagtGTTGTTCTCGAATCTTTGATCTCATGAAAGCTTAACGGCACCAGCACCAGCGTCTGCCTGAGGATGAGACCACGGCCCTGGATTAGCCCCTGAGCAGGGAAAACCTGTTTTGCTTCATATCTGTTAGTGGTTTTGTAACAAAATAATAGTCTCTTAAATTCCATTGTTAAGCATCATTGTTGATCTTAGAACTGTATTCATATAGCAGCATTTTTCAGAGTAAAAATAGAGCAACCAAAAAGTCAGCATTTGCATTAAAGTAACTTGATTTATTACCTCTGAAACTTTCCCTCCCTTCATGCTTTAAATAGTTGTGGAAACAAGTTACTTTTAATGCcaactttatatatttagtatacttagtttactttgtaattttagtttatttaagtttactttgtagtatatttagtTTACTTTGAGATGTGTGTATTTCCCCacaaaacacacgcacacacacagctcACGCTCATCAATCGAGGGTGTTAGCTGCAGCGCACCCAGCGGAGGTTAAACGTCATTAGGACAGCTCTCCGTCAATACCTCAGGACGTAACACTGTTTGGAAGAAATCCCACACCCATATTGCAGGAAGAATCACGATGTTGCGGGACCCCTCCATAAAAGTGCCTGCATCAAAGTGTATTTTTTTCAACTCAggttcattgaggtataatttacatagaatGGAATTCACCTTCTTTAGTCCACAGTTCTATGAGTTCCAACAAATGCATACTGTCTTGTCACCAATTCCACAATAAAGGTACAGAACAGTCAGTCCATCTCTCCAGAAAGTTCCTCCACGCCCATTTGGAGTCAACTCCTGCCCCCTACTCTACTCCCTGGCAATTGCCAATCCCGCAAAAGTGGataaaatgtcttcttttctcGTCTTTTGTCAGAGACAGATAAGCAGACAGAGGCTGGCTCCCGGCCGCTTCTCCCGCCCTCGCCCGCAGTGCGTCCCCCGCCCCGACCGCACAGCCTCGCCTGGCGCCCTGTCCTCCCCTCGCTTCCACCCATAAGCCTTACCCCGTCGTCCCTTTGGCCTGgaccctcttctctttcttctgcaccCAGCCAACTCCTACTTATCCCTGAGATCTCAGCCTCAACGTCaagtcctcagagaagcctttcctAACTAGTTCCATCCCTCTGCGCTGTGTTGTGTACGCAAAGTACAGAttgtacatttgtgtgtgtgttatttgaTTAGCGTCCATCGTCCCACTAAACTGTGAGCTTCATGAAGGCGGGGACTGGGTTTTGCTCACGGTCGTAAGCTGAGCATACAGCACGGTAGTAAAGACTCAGTACATGAATATATTTACTCAATAAAGACTCAGTAAATGATACGTACTTTGAAGCTGATACTGTTCTAGATGTTTACTTTTGATTCTTTCAAGGGTGAAGATCACCCTTGAAATGTTAAGATCAATATTCTCATTGCTGTATTACTTATgtgatgatcttttttttttttttgctgagtaaaatttgccctgagctaacatctgtgccaatcttcctccactttgcatgtgggttgccaccacagcatggccaccaaccagtggtataagtccacacccaggaacgacttgggctgccaaagctgggtgcactgaacttaaccactaggctgtgggcCCAGCCCCTGACGTGATGATCGTAAACTAGGAATTCTTTGACATTCCTGGCTCCAAAGTGTGGAGCCTAGTTCCCCTCCCCCTGAACATGAGCTGACTCAGGGATTCACTCCTAACGAAGTGAACGCGGCAGAAGTGACAGTACTGTAAGAGGCACGGAACCTTCCCTTTGCTCCCTCTGGATCACCCGCTGGGGGAAGCCCGCTGCCATGCGGTCAGCGACAGCAGCAGCCTTCTGGCGGGCCCCATGCAGTGAGCAGCGGAGCCCTCCTGCCGACAGCCACGTCAGCGAATGAAGCGGACCCTTCAGCCCCAGTCAGTTCTCCAGGACTGCGGCCCAGCCAACCCTTCCCTGATCCCTAGGACAGACCTGAGCCAGAAGCCCAGGGCCAAGCTGCTCCCGGGCTCGCGACCCGGGAGCTGTGTGAGAGAACGTGCTTGCCGCTTCCAGCTGCTGAGCTTGAGGACAATTTGTTACAACAGATAACTGCATTTCAGGAACACGCAGCTGACCAGGGAAGCAAAGTACAGTCGGTTTAAGCGACTTGTCTGAGGTCATGCAACTAGTAAACGGCACATCCAGGATGCAAACGCGGCGTGTGGCCCTAAAGGCCGTGTTCTCTGCGCCACGGCGTGCTGCCTCCTAAAGGGGCTTCGCGCTGACGCAGAGGCGGCTGGGGGCCCGCGCGGTGTTGCAGGCTGGGTCGCTGCAGGTTCGGGGCTGCTTCTGGATTTCCAAAGCAGCTGCCGACGGGAGGGGTAGGAGAATGGTGTGGAAAAGGCAAGAGAAGAGAGGCCAATGGCTCCACGTCACAACAGCTGAGCTGCcctctgggggaggggctgtgaaCTGCACAGGAGACTGAGATTTTCATAATCAGCTCTAGAAGCAGTCACTGGAATGGGCTTAATTTAGCCAAAAAAGACCCACGTGGTGTTACTTGGcattgctaattttttttccagctccAGGGTGAACTGAGactctaaaaaacaaagttattGGGAGAACCAAAGTAGTCCATATTCTTTGCCACTGAATAGAGATTCTTCAATTAAACCTCCTTCTCAGACATGAAGATGGAATCACAGACGAGAGACGGAGAGAGATCTCGCCAGTTCACAGTTCCGGAGTTTTCCGAGGCCCAGGAACGACTTGGGCTGATCTAAGGGACAGGCAGGGGACAGTCCATGCAGAGCGTTGTAGACACTGATAAATTTAGATTTCGTTCTGTGTGAAGGAAAAACCTTTGAAGGACTTCGAACAGGGGAATGGAATGATAtgatttgcatttaaaaagaatcacTCAGGAAGGTAGGGGAAAGTCCTTGTTCATGGGAAATACATACTGAGGTATTTAGGGGTAAAGTATAATGTCtacaacttactttcaaatggttcactAAAGTGtatgttcatgtgtgtgtgtgcacatggcaAAGGGAGTAAAATGGTCGTTGGCGAATTGAGATGAAGGGTCTATGGGTGTTTGTTGTActcttttttcaacttttttgtgggtttaaaatttttctaaacaaaaagCTGGGGGTAAATCACTCTAGAGAAGTacaaggagagagaagcaaagaccATCAGGAAGCTCCTGTCGGGGAGAGATGCTGTGGTTTGGGCTGAGTGGCAATGGTGAGAAACAGGTGAATTTGACGTCTATTTTTTATGAAGACAGCAGGATTCGCTGATATATCAGCTGTGGGATGTGGAGGACTCAAAGCGTCTCTCAGTTTTTGTCCTGGGCAAGTGGGAGATTGGTGACACCATTGACTGAGCGGGGACAGCTTGGGAGAGCCAGGTTTAGGGGatgggaaatggcaatcctgtTTTGGACATGTTAGGAGTGAGCAGCCAAGTGGAGACTGGATTGGCAGCTGGATAAACGAGTTGGGAATTCAGAGAGGAGGTtggctaaaaatataaaatttggacTTATCAGTATGTGGTGGCACCCAAGTCGTGGACCTGGATACAACCGCGTAGGAAGTAAGGGCAGGTGGAGAACGGGggcaggactgagttctggggaACTGGAGCGTGAACGGACTGAGAGGAGCATCATGCACCTGATTTCTCTTGTTCTGATTCCATGCTTACGGGGCAACCACCTGATTATTATTTGACTTTCCATACAGGTCCACCCATCAAGGAAAGATTGGTCATATAAACGTGGAATATTCTAGTTCCTGGGACAGTTCTCATTGTAAATAAATTGATAACTCTCAAAAGTTTGGTTTGAGTCAGCCCCTGAGACAAAGCCATTCTCAATATGCTGACAATATCTGATGGTGAGTCTGCATAAGAGTGAGCCAGGCTGTGGAAACTCCCCGAGGAAATGCACGCCCTGCTGCTGGCTGGCATTCATCCCTGGTTTGCAGCAGTCTGCTAAGGAAGAATGTCTTCAGACTGGTGCGAAAATCCCAAACTAGGTATAGCCAAGAGAGTCTTCCCTCTGGGttgtatctcttttcttttgtcaaCATTCTATTGATTTGTCACTGTCTCTCTCACATAGTTTTCCTTTCATGTTGATCTCGCATTCTCTTAGATCAGGAACCTCATTACTTTATTACTGCTTGGGGAGCATTCTCTGTGTGCCTGCTCTAAATCtaccttaaaatttttatttaatttttggatAGGTAGTATTCAAATGGTTCAAAAATCAAAAGGACATACACACTGAGAAATCGCCTTTCCATCTCTTCCTTATGTATGTTCCCCCCATCACTGTCCCCACCCCTTTCGTTTGTGTGTCCATATAGGGTTTAGGCTGTTATCAGTCTCTTCCTATTACAAAGCTgcaatgaatatatgtatatcataCATACGTGAACCATATACATGGACGGTTTCTGCTGTGCTGTGATGATGGGAAAGACACATTCTACTTTTGGGATGAGATGGGTAATTGCTGATAGAAGTTCAGGCTCAAACTGtattcctctccccctcccctttaGTCTGAAACATGGACACCGTGATACTTCCATGATTACATAGCTCCCCTGGCTAAAGCAGCTCAGAAATGGTCAAGTTCAACTCCTTACTGCCTTTTGCTTAGGGGATAAAAATGGCTTatgctgactcaatgagaaaaagTGAGGAAGCTCATAAAGTTTATTGGGGAAAACACGCCTGTGGGAGGTAGATTGACATGTGAAGAACTCAGCCTAGAAGCTAATACGCATttgccctcttctccctcctaTGCTGTAGCAGGCTGTGTTTTCCGAAGATAGCTGCCTCAATACATCTCACGCCGCCCGCGCCTCCCAAGCTGTGACACTGACATTCTCCCGTGGAGCGCCCGAGCCTGCACTCCCTCCCCTTGAACTGCGGCTGACCTTTGTGACTGCCTCAACCAACAGGAGACAGCCAGGGCATCACGCAGCTCAGTCCAGGCCCCTCCCAGAGCCATGAGAGGTGATGACATAGTGATTTAAATCTGCTAAGTTTCAAGGTTATTCAttatgcagcaacagaaaacAGGAACATGCTCTTGACTTTTAATCATCCTCACATTTCCTTTGGTTttgattctttaatttttattcagattttactgtaacttgtagccgcccctgatgcaggaagggttaataattactggaaaaggcttgccaacaaactgtgacccagaggtgagaaggccggttagccaatgacgggtaagacctccagggggaggcaacctaagccaagCATCGgtcgcccgggggcacagatggagacaccaTATCGACattgggagcaggaggagcccttgcctaggaggccttgcctgctccgagataaaaatatacgagcacagcaaaaacatggtaatatcaaaacagaggccgagggagggctccttgagaaatcactaagaactggcattcactaattacttcatccagaacacctgtgtatgtttaacagctgtaagctatgtatatattgaaacgctggctataataaactcagagtggccatcagccctctccgcatctatcctgatgggtacattggattgcgacactgaCATAACTTTGTCTGTTCTTGTTGCAGGTCACTGCACATCCTCTGTGGAAGAGGGCTTAAGTACAAtggagttctatttttaaagcgCTCTTCTGTCTAGCCCAGTGATGGAAACCCCCTGGTCTTTCTCTGTAAAGAAGGACAACCCATGAAAGCCTTTCATCATTTttgagggatttttaaaaattaaaataagaaagattgcTTTGTGTAGACTTCTTCTACATTTTCTGCGTCTTCTCCCCCAAACAGATCCTTTGTCCATGAAAGTCTGATAGAAATAATTATGACTTCATCAACGAGGACCAAATGGCTAATTCATTCAACAGAGTTCatccacagacatttattgacTATTGTGCGTCGGAGATTAGACTAGAAGCCAAACGTACAGAGACCCAGCCCCAGCTCACAAAGGGGCTCCCAGCCTAGAAATTAGTTAGAAAACGCCCGCCGTGTGCAAGGTGTGCCTGGAAAAGTCTTTGAGTGCCTTCAGTGATGGAGGAGTATTTAGAAACAAcgacaaaacaaagcaaaactatcAGATGACCTGACAggcaactgaaaaaaaaagtgaatgggaAAAATTATACTGCAATTTTACTGCAGGCTCACACGTCTATGAATTCAGTAGGAGAGTGAATTTAGTCTCTCCacattcagagaaatgaaataatgttaTCATATGGCATAAAACTTTCAAaacttaaattatatttaatgtagGAGATTGTGAGATATTGCATGATAGGATGTTAGTTTTTAATACACTAGTTAGCACTCTTTCAAGTTTAACTGtaattaaatgttttatgttttcctAAATTTAATCTCAACGCAAGTAGTGTCCCTGTCTATCCAGTGCCCTCTGAGGGAAGGGGCACAGAGGCAGGAACCGATCTGTGTTTCCCACAGAATATTCGGCATCTGGCACAGAGGAAGCGCTCAGCCAGAACTTATTGAATTAGGAAACTGGGAACGTGTATTTAGGAGAAGAGATCGCAGATAACGGTTTTATTCCACAAGCGCTTCTGAACACTTGGCACAAGGCTACTTCATTTTATTGAGCTTCGCTTTATTGCACTTGGCAGAAAAtgcgttttttacaagaccctccaccagcaaaaagatgacTAGCGGCAGGCTCAGATgatagcattttttagcaatatagtattttttaattgaggtacgTACATTTTTTAAGACACAATACTATTGCACACTTAGACTGCCGTATAGTGTGAACATAacttatatgcactgggaaaccaaaaaaatccATGTTGCTCACTTTATTACAACATCCGTATTACCGCAGTGGTCTGGAACGGAACCCGCGAGATCTCCGAGGTGAGCCTCTGTCAACGTGGCACTGTCCTGGGTGtcacagagaactactaaaagtAGAAGACACTGTCCTTACCCACAGctatatttgcatttataaacctttaaaataaaatataaacatttaaaaattcacactagaggggctggccccgtggccgagtggttaagttcgcgcgctccgctgcaggcggcccagtgtttcgtcggttcgaatcctgggcgcggacatggcactgctcgtcagaccacgctgaggcagcgtcccacatgccacaactagaggaacccacaacgaagaatacacaactatgtaccggggggctttggggagaaaaaggaaaaaataaaatctttaaaaaaaaaaaaaaaaattcacactagaaataaacaattcttaaGTTGTTTTTTACTATTGGACTCTGGCCATGCACCAaacacaaaaaaaccccccaaataCTTGAATTATTTTTACAAGCTCTTAGGgaccaggagaaaataaaaagtacaaatttcATATCCTTTCTGGAATAAACTTTTagctacagaaatgaaaataagttcACGATGCACAAAGTCATATTTCTAGTGACACATTTTCAGGCTGTATGGATGGTGAAAATCTGTCCATGCTTTCCacatgaaatagaaataaacaagggCCACATAAAGGTAAAAACTAACTTAATTTATACGCTTTTTGAGGAAAAACTCAAGACTTTTTATTCATTGCTTTAGAAATTATGAATAGGGGAAATAAATTATCTTAAATGAAGCAAATAATATGCTTTATattataaacaattaaaatacgATGGCATTTGAAGATCCCCTCCACATCTGAGATTAAATGATTCTATGAACTAAACACAGAAAGATGAGGGACAAGAGAGTGAAAAAAACCGGAAAGTACAAGAGCTATAAAGAAACACCTTCCCCCAGGCACACAGCCTAAGAAGGAGCGGAGACACAGGGACAGGGACATAAAGGCGGAAGACAGCACATTCAGATCCTGGCTCCCCCATCCAGGCTTCTCCCTCGGTCTCGTTCCACAGCGCAGTCTGGTGTTTGTGTCTGAACGTCCAGTGGCCTCATAGTATACTTCTTCTAAGGACTTTTAAGTTATCCTGTTTTCCTAACTAGACTGAATTGACTTGAGAATCACTGGTCACATGCTTGCCTTACTTTACAGCTTGAGTTGGAGTAAAACTCTGGTTAATAAAAAACTTCCAGTTTTATAGTTCCTCTTCGGAATCTTGATCACAAATTTCCTGAGGCTGTCTCTTAATATTGATTACCAAATCAATGGTTAAAATTTTTGTCAAACACTGAAGAACTGAAGTTAGTAACTGGTATTTACCAACTACCGATTCCAAGCCTGTCTGCCTGCTTCCCATGGGTTGACCGGACTGCAGTGCGTGGAGCGCTCTTACATACATTTGTGGAAAGCTGTAATTTCCTTTCTTAGACTTATGCAGGATTTTGGGAATGCCTAAAAGTGCATTAGCTACTATCACACCAACAGTGGCTTCTTCTGATTGCTGGCATATTTTGGCATAGTTGAGAAGATAGAAATGTAACAAAATCTCAAAATTACCACCCACCGGCAACACACTCCCTGCTGGTATAGATGAGAAACAGTAACTCCGGGAAGAACACATCTCTCGGGACTTGTATCTCACTGGTAACATGCTCCCCTTGCCAGCAATTTTTGTGACCTGTAAATTTTCATAAGAAATTTTTATTCTAGTATTTTCTGTTGTTGAATTAGCAGAATTACTCTCAGGAAATGGTTCACCGTAATCAATTATCCCAGTTTTGTTTGGAGATAAACATCTCAATGTTTCATTTGTCTGATATGTATCCATTGGTGTCACTTTTGGTGTTgaacatggaaaatgtttttctaattctataCTTGGAACTACCAAATttgaatatacttttaaatatgtttgagGTTTTGCCAGTTTATCTTTGTTCTTTACAACTGTGCCCTGATATGGCCTTTGTAGTGAGCCATTAACAATTTCTGGTAACTGATTACTTTCTCTACTATTCTTATAAATAAGAGGACTTGATGTATAATTTTGGTCGCTGGCTTGTGTCAAGTAGTTTAGATCCAGGTGTTTAAATAGCTGCCGAAGCATTTTAAATGCTCCATGTAAAGCATCTTTATGTTGTTCAACAAGACCTTGTACTGGTCCACAAAGAACTAGACAATGTGGTGCAAAGGAACATTTGCTAATCAAGCCAAGATGAACATACCTTTTGGATCTAAGGACAAGGGGCTTACAAAATTTCACCACAGCAGTGTTAGAGATTTCACACCGTGAAGAGGCCTGCGGTAGTACACAGGGAGAAAGATCAATGACCCTCTGGATAAGAGAAACTTCTTCAGATGATAAACACTCCACCACCGATATGTCATTCAGTCTTGCATAAAAAATCACTGAGTCTGGTTGTTTCACACTAGACAGGAGCAATTTTACATTCTGACTCTGCAAATGTTTCATTATTGCTTTTGTCCTTTCCATAATCCAAAACTGAGATGCCCGAAACTGTGCTTCTGAATTTAGAATAAACTCTGATCCGGA contains the following coding sequences:
- the BBS10 gene encoding BBSome complex assembly protein BBS10 isoform X2; this translates as MAAAASVKAALQVAEALESIVSCCVGPDGRQVLCTKPTGEVLLSRDGGRLLQALHLEHPIARMMVACVSNHLRKAGDGAKTFIIFLSHLLRGLHAIPDQENGSLVSENSQTLGRHWKNCCRWKFISQALLTFQTQILDYVMDEYLSRHFLSIFSSSTKERTLCRNSLELLLEAYFCGRVGRNNHNLISQLMCDYLFKCVAREGGFEEMFELVGDCFVELNVGVTGLPVSDSRIVAGLVLHRDFSGYCPADGDIRIALVTETIQPIFSTSGSEFILNSEAQFRASQFWIMERTKAIMKHLQSQNVKLLLSSVKQPDSVIFYARLNDISVVECLSSEEVSLIQRVIDLSPCVLPQASSRCEISNTAVVKFCKPLVLRSKRYVHLGLISKCSFAPHCLVLCGPVQGLVEQHKDALHGAFKMLRQLFKHLDLNYLTQASDQNYTSSPLIYKNSRESNQLPEIVNGSLQRPYQGTVVKNKDKLAKPQTYLKVYSNLVVPSIELEKHFPCSTPKVTPMDTYQTNETLRCLSPNKTGIIDYGEPFPESNSANSTTENTRIKISYENLQVTKIAGKGSMLPVRYKSREMCSSRSYCFSSIPAGSVLP
- the BBS10 gene encoding BBSome complex assembly protein BBS10 isoform X1, which gives rise to MAAAASVKAALQVAEALESIVSCCVGPDGRQVLCTKPTGEVLLSRDGGRLLQALHLEHPIARMMVACVSNHLRKAGDGAKTFIIFLSHLLRGLHAIPDQENGSLVSENSQTLGRHWKNCCRWKFISQALLTFQTQILDYVMDEYLSRHFLSIFSSSTKERTLCRNSLELLLEAYFCGRVGRNNHNLISQLMCDYLFKCVAREGGFEEMFELVGDCFVELNVGVTGLPVSDSRIVAGLVLHRDFSGYCPADGDIRIALVTETIQPIFSTSGSEFILNSEAQFRASQFWIMERTKAIMKHLQSQNVKLLLSSVKQPDSVIFYARLNDISVVECLSSEEVSLIQRVIDLSPCVLPQASSRCEISNTAVVKFCKPLVLRSKRYVHLGLISKCSFAPHCLVLCGPVQGLVEQHKDALHGAFKMLRQLFKHLDLNYLTQASDQNYTSSPLIYKNSRESNQLPEIVNGSLQRPYQGTVVKNKDKLAKPQTYLKVYSNLVVPSIELEKHFPCSTPKVTPMDTYQTNETLRCLSPNKTGIIDYGEPFPESNSANSTTENTRIKISYENLQVTKIAGKGSMLPVRYKSREMCSSRSYCFSSIPAGSVLPVGGNFEILLHFYLLNYAKICQQSEEATVGVIVANALLGIPKILHKSKKGNYSFPQMYVRALHALQSGQPMGSRQTGLESVVGKYQLLTSVLQCLTKILTIDLVINIKRQPQEICDQDSEEEL